GCGTCCGGCACCTCGGCGCCGGCGGTGATGCCCGCCAAAGTGGTCTCAAGGAGTTCACGCCGGTTAAAGGTCACCACGACGGCGACCACAACAGGTTTGGACGACATTTACTGGCCTTTGGTCTGGGATGGTTGGAAGTGGCGCCGGATCAGCAGGCCCGCAAGCTTCCACGGTTCAACAAAAACTCTGTAGGCAACGCGGCCGGGATGGAGAACCAGTCGCCACGCCCATTCGAGGCCCAGGCGGCCGAGCCAACGTGGCGCGAGCTTCTGGACGCCGGCAACCTGTTCGATGGCGCCGCCAACGGCACAATACACAGCGGGCGGAAACTCCGTGAGTCGTCGACGCAGGACGGTCTCCTGGAGCGGCATGCCAAGGCCCAGCAGCACCAATTGCGGACGGAAGCTCTTTAGCCACTCAACGACAGCGATTTCCAGGGCGTCGTCCCATCCTTCGCCGGGCATGCCGTCTACTGTTGCCTCAGGAATAATCGACCGTAGCCGGGCCACCGCTTGCGTATTGGCTGCGCGTCCGGCACCGATCACGGCCACGCGTTCCAGGCCATGCACTCCCCCAAGGGCAGGAATCCAGTCCATCGAACCCAGCCGGTATGCCATAGGGCCCTGTCCCAGCGGCTTCAGTTGCCGTTTATGGGCCAAGCCCCAAAGCATGGCTACCGGGGCGCCGTCGAGGAGGACGATCGAGCTTTGAT
This window of the Arthrobacter sp. StoSoilB5 genome carries:
- a CDS encoding WecB/TagA/CpsF family glycosyltransferase, with the protein product MIPDRQRVPVLDVDATPLRVNELIDALGGLISAGTTGTVLGHNLHSITLFHSCADFRLLYDQSSIVLLDGAPVAMLWGLAHKRQLKPLGQGPMAYRLGSMDWIPALGGVHGLERVAVIGAGRAANTQAVARLRSIIPEATVDGMPGEGWDDALEIAVVEWLKSFRPQLVLLGLGMPLQETVLRRRLTEFPPAVYCAVGGAIEQVAGVQKLAPRWLGRLGLEWAWRLVLHPGRVAYRVFVEPWKLAGLLIRRHFQPSQTKGQ